The Montipora foliosa isolate CH-2021 chromosome 1, ASM3666993v2, whole genome shotgun sequence genome has a window encoding:
- the LOC138010890 gene encoding uncharacterized protein: MTTNLEIGSIHPFDCKGNPTSVGPRWRRWKRSFEFFLEAKGLKKDSQRKALLLHCAGQGVQDIFDTLTDPGPVPAGNTEYAKAMRSLDGYFFPQVNIPFERREFRQAKQNDSETADQFVMKLFQLSEHCEFGEAKEEHIRDQLIDKCKSHNLRKKLLEAGGTLTLQKAREIARSMEAAERQAKQIENDSRSEHVHTLEDHHHVSGRGKRGCCYRCGMEGPFARDPECKARSVTCSKCRKIGHLAKCCRTKVENNTKRGDVHQISEDDFAFSVQSDIRDTPTIDIELGGIQLGGVLVNSGSTCNVIDRETWETLKRKNIKCRSWKSNRKLYSYGSEEPLNTAGEFEAELCYKDRKCTVTFVVVEEKARPILGRQTSEMLTIPLD; this comes from the coding sequence atgacaacaaatctcgaAATTGGCAGCATACATCCGTTCGATTGCAAAGGCAACCCAACGAGCGTAGGACCAAGATGGCGACGTTGGAAACGATCCTTCGAATTTTTCCTGGAAGCAAAAGGCCTAAAAAAGGATTCTCAAAGAAAGGCACTGCTCCTACACTGTGCCGGGCAAGGTGTTCAAGATATTTTCGACACCCTGACAGACCCAGGACCTGTACCGGCGGGAAACACCGAATATGCGAAAGCCATGAGGTCGTTAGATGGCTACTTCTTTCCCCAAGTTAACATCCCTTTCGAACGACGCGAATTCCGACAGGCCAAACAAAACGACTCGGAAACGGCAGACCAATTCGTGATGAAATTATTCCAACTGTCTGAGCACTGTGAATTTGGAGAGGCCAAGGAAGAGCACATTCGCGACCAGCTAATCGACAAGTGCAAGTCTCACAATCTTCGCAAGAAATTACTAGAAGCAGGTGGAACGCTCACGCTACAGAAAGCACGAGAGATTGCAAGATCAATGGAAGCGGCGGAAAGGCAAGCAAAACAAATAGAGAATGATTCCAGGAGTGAACACGTGCATACATTGGAGGATCATCACCATGTCTCCGGAAGGGGAAAGAGAGGCTGTTGTTACCGATGTGGCATGGAGGGACCCTTCGCTCGAGACCCAGAATGCAAAGCTAGATCAGTTACCTGCTCAAAATGTAGGAAGATTGGCCACTTGGCGAAATGCTGTAGGACCAAGGTTGAGAATAATACCAAGAGAGGAGATGTTCACCAAATCAGCGAGGACGACTTTGCATTTTCAGTTCAATCAGACATTAGAGACACACCAACCATAGACATTGAACTTGGAGGGATCCAGTTGGGGGGAGTACTCGTTAACTCTGGTTCCACTTGCAATGTCATCGACAGGGAGACATGGGAAAcgctgaaaaggaaaaacataaaATGCAGATCATGGAAGTCAAACCGGAAGTTGTACTCTTATGGCTCTGAGGAACCCCTCAATACTGCTGGTGAGTTCGAAGCAGAGTTATGTTATAAAGACAGAAAATGCACAGTAACGTTTGTTGTTGTAGAAGAGAAAGCAAGGCCAATACTCGGCCGtcaaacttctgaaatgttgACTATTCCCCTAGATTGA